The following are from one region of the Quercus robur chromosome 1, dhQueRobu3.1, whole genome shotgun sequence genome:
- the LOC126723902 gene encoding uncharacterized protein LOC126723902, which yields MGNAVSPCFQSNPNPNCSSSSVKLVFWEGTTRILTGKHVAGEIMFEFPDKMVCHGDSFFIGHPVPALGIDDELMYGQTYFVLPIDRFACSVLTASSLASLGSSPKNSPVNFGDCPFEYIKGENGKVSIKVVPELITRLITRGKEIGSSSPSNSVLCSTPELQKQYDQLVGSKEQVWSPKLETISEHKIRLSPCRFIGLEWKQKKKEG from the coding sequence ATGGGAAATGCAGTATCTCCATGTTTCCAatcaaaccctaaccctaattgCAGTTCTTCCTCTGTGAAGTTAGTCTTTTGGGAAGGAACAACAAGAATTCTCACAGGAAAACATGTTGCTGGGGAGATCATGTTTGAGTTTCCTGACAAAATGGTTTGCCATGGAGACTCTTTCTTTATCGGCCACCCGGTACCGGCCTTAGGCATAGATGATGAGCTTATGTATGGACAAACCTACTTTGTTCTTCCTATTGATCGCTTTGCTTGCAGTGTCCTCACAGCCTCTTCTCTTGCAAGCTTAGGATCAAGCCCTAAAAACTCCCCTGTCAATTTTGGGGACTGTCCGTTTGAGTACATTAAGGGTGAGAATGGAAAGGTTTCGATTAAGGTTGTGCCAGAGCTCATAACAAGGCTTATTACCCGAGGTAAGGAAATTGGGTCTAGTAGTCCTAGCAATAGTGTTCTTTGTAGCACGCCAGAGTTGCAAAAGCAGTATGATCAACTTGTTGGGTCTAAGGAGCAAGTATGGTCACCTAAGCTTGAAACCATTTCAGAGCATAAGATTAGGTTATCACCTTGCAGATTTATAGGGTTGGAgtggaaacaaaaaaagaaggaagggtAA
- the LOC126726202 gene encoding zinc finger BED domain-containing protein RICESLEEPER 2-like, producing MVVIVTVDNAKSNDVALDYLKKKLEMKDGCMLGGQFLHMRCATHILNLIVQERLKGIHSSIVKVRNAVQYVKLSPKRMDRFKEAVEDEKIQFKSLLSLNVPNRWNSTYLMLEVAEKFETVFDRMHEEDVEFSSYFMEVDGNGKQKHIGPPKGEDWVNVRMFCNFLRLFYEVTLRFSGSLFVTSNTYFWELVGIQNELHRLCGIVGDPLLKEMTQSMKEKYEKYWGDIENMNLMMFIAVVLNSRYKIKYLKYWFNKWYSKKKAEFSLKLVRDALDKLYAHYAKGTELSSASGNRQVTNVGSSTESSASFPYDPWKIASHEFDEHKATKDDNECTTDVDKYLNESSEKNRESFDILACWKVNSTRYVILLG from the coding sequence ATGGTGGTAATTGTCACGGTTGATAATGCTAAATCCAATGATGTGGCTCTTGATTATTTGAAGAAGAAGTTGGAGATGAAGGATGGTTGTATGTTGGGTGGCCAGTTCTTGCACATGAGATGTGCTACTCATATATTGAATCTCATTGTGCAAGAGCGATTGAAAGGCATTCATAGCTCAATTGTTAAGGTGAGGAATGCAGTGCAGTATGTTAAATTATCTCCAAAAAGAATGGATAGGTTCAAGGAAGCTGTAGAGGAtgaaaaaatccaatttaagAGTTTGTTATCTCTTAATGTCCCTAATAGATGGAATTCCACATATCTTATGTTAGAGGTAGCCGAGAAGTTTGAAACAGTCTTTGATAGGATGCATGAAGAGGATGTGGAATTTAGTTCTTACTTTATGGAGGTAGATGGAAATGGGAAACAGAAACACATAGGTCCTCCCAAGGGTGAGGATTGGGTGAATGTCAgaatgttttgtaattttctccGGCTTTTTTATGAGGTAACTCTACGTTTTTCTGGTTCTTTATTTGTCACTTCAAATACTTATTTTTGGGAGCTAGTGGGAATTCAAAATGAATTGCATAGATTGTGTGGCATTGTTGGTGATCCTCTCTTAAAAGAAATGACACAATCTATGAAGGAAAAATATGAGAAGTATTGGGGAGACAttgaaaatatgaatttgaTGATGTTTATTGCCGTGGTTCTTAACTCAAGATATAAgattaaatatttgaaatacTGGTTTAATAAGTGGTATTCAAAAAAGAAGGCAgagttttctttaaaattggTAAGGGATGCTTTAGATAAGTTGTATGCCCACTATGCAAAGGGTACTGAATTATCTAGTGCTAGTGGCAATAGGCAGGTCACTAATGTTGGTTCTTCAACAGAATCAAGTGCTAGTTTTCCATATGATCCATGGAAGATTGCTTCACATGAGTTCGATGAACACAAAGCTACAAAAGATGATAATGAATGCACTACCGATGTGGACAAATATCTTAATGAATCTAGTGAAAAAAATAGGGAGagttttgatattttggcttGCTGGAAGGTGAATTCAACTAGATATGTAATCCTTTTGGGGTAG